The following nucleotide sequence is from Triticum dicoccoides isolate Atlit2015 ecotype Zavitan chromosome 7B, WEW_v2.0, whole genome shotgun sequence.
GTAATGTTCAAATCTTCCAGCATCCTGAAGGATTCAGGCTGTAGAAATTCTAAACTTGAGTTCCTATATAATTCTAAAGACCTGAGGGTTCCAAGAGATCCCATGCCGTGTAATGTGCTGAGCGATCCGCATGCTGTAATTGTCAAAACTTCCAAGGACGTGCAGGAGTGCAGCATTAGAGAATTCAAACTTTGGCTACAACACACTGCTAATTTTTTCAGGCTGGTATGGTTATTCAGAAAGCAGGGCTGCAGGGTTTCCTGGTAATAATCACCGATTTCGATTTCTTCTAGTAATTGCGGGAGGAGCAATCTTCCATGCACCAAAGACGAGAGCAGCAGTACAGGGCATTCCTCAATTCTTAGAAACTCAAGGGAGGTAAATCCAGTGAAGCCTTTCCTGCCCCCCTCAAATATTAGATGAGGGCAATTATAAATAGTTAACTTTTTGAGAGAGGAGGTGATATTTAATGGAATGCACCACAATCCATCTTGAGTTGAGCTTGCCGACAAATCATTTAGATATCCTGACGATGAATCTGCCGAGCCTGCGATAAGATTTGACTTACCGTTTCCTCCCCCTTCAGTCCGCAGCTGTGTCAACTCTGGGCAGTCCTTTATCACCAATTCCTTCATTGCCGGCGCATGTCGAAGCATCAGAGATAGCCATTTCCCCGTTATTCCACATGAAACAATACTGAGACTTTCAAGATATGGGAGGGCATTATAATCTACAGCTATCATGGCTTCATGTGTGTGCGCTGAAACAATGTttgaagagaagagttttgtgcaattTTCTATTCTCAAGCTCTCTAAAAATACAAACTGAAAAGAACTTATTAGGGAAATAGATGTCAGATTCTGGCAGCCTTTTATTTCCAAGTGTTTCAGGTCCCTTGGATTATGGAATGCCAAGATTTTTTGATCAAGTCTCATCTCACCAGAAAACTCACCCAAAAGACTATTTGGCCTAATTTCAAATGTTTCCATGGAAAATCCGTCCATCGTGAGAAACGTTGAAACTCTGCTGATTAAAAATTCAGAAAATGTGGCTGAAGGCCGAAGAGGGCCCAATACTTGCAAGTGAGGACAATTGCAGATTATGAATTTTGTAAGACTGGGCAACCATGCATTCTTCTCCATTTTGAAGATATAATGTTTCTCAAGCAAATTAAACATCTTAAGTCCAGGGCAACCTCGGATCTCCAGTACCCTTAAACTAGAGTTCATATCTTCCAGAGAAGTGCAGACACAATTCTCCAACTCTGGCATCTCTACTAAAACTAGCTCCTCCAATGACGGAACTGATACTTCACTTACTTCCCGCATGTTGCTCAACTTCAACTTTGTAAGAAACGGAAACCTTTCCAGACATGGAAGTATCCAGCCCTGTCCACAGTTCTCTAGATGAATTATCTGTAGAGAGGTAAGCCAACCATCTAATATTTGATGGGAAAACTTGCTCTTAACTTGAGATTGTGAACCCAGCTCAACATGAACGCCCTCAAGTTTTAGATACCGGAGATGTGTATGATTTACCCAACTACATATGAAGGAATGAGATTCGGCGGATGTTGTAGACAAATGAAGCACTCGCAAATGATGTTCCTTTTGGAATACTtctttgaagactttgaagaagaaagAGTCATACTGCCCAATTAACACCAATGTCCTCAAGGTTTTCACTGATGTACATGCAATTCGTATTTTTTCTTCAAACTTCTCACTACGAGATATGTTGTCGGTCTGATCATCCATAAGATATACTGAATCTGTTAGTATTGACAAATGATGTACGGTTGGCAATATTTCATTGCAATATATACCATCTATTGTTGCACACTCTGTTCTTGAAACAACCCTCGCAAAATCATGCATAAGACTACTGACTACATAGGAAGTTTGTGTACCGGAAGAGATgacttcttcaatttcttcaacctgTTCAAAGAAACCCAGGTTTACCAAGTCAATTAGATAGGATCGCCCTATCTCCTCCAAATTCTCACTTGAACGATCACGCTTCACAAATCCATGTGAAATCCACATATGAATTAACTCCTCGGTGGGAAACTGATAATTGTATGGGAATATAGAACAATAGGAGAAGCATTGTTGTAAATGGAAGGGCATCCCGTCGTAGCAAAGCTTCAAAGCAGGCATGACGCCGCTAGCGAGCTGCAGGGATTTCCAATGTTCATTCCTCAGATTTCTAGTCCAATGTTCAATGCTAAGATGCTCTCTTAATATTGATCCTGCAGTTTGTGCCGCTAATGGGTTTCCTTTTAACTTTTGCACTATTTGTTGTCCGATGTCACTTAGACTTTCTTCCTCTTTGTAGTTCTCATCACCAAATGCACATACTTTAAACAATAAACAGAAATCATCTTTTCCCAATGCACTTAATTTAATTGGTTCAGTTGTTCCTCTTCTTTTTGCAAAAGATGGTTTTCTAGTTGTCATGAGTATCAAATTGTTGTTTGCACCATCAGATTTAAAAGGAGCCAATAGCTGGTCCCATCGGCTATCATTTCTATCATCCCAGACATCATCTAAAACCATTAGGACCCTCTTTGACTTGATATTAATCTTCAAGGCCTCCTGAAGCTTGGCAAAGCTGCAAAACCCTTGATGTGTTTCCCGAGACACAAAATCTAACATCTCCCTTGTGAGTCTCACTTCATCAAACATATTAGATACCCAAATCCATATCCTGAGATCAAATTGATTTTCCACTGCTGGATCATTGTACACAAGTTGAGCGAGAGCTGTCTTGCCAACTCCTCCAATGCCTACAATAGGCACAACAGTGACACCAGCAGCTGATTTGTGTTCTCTTATCAAATTGATAATGAATTTCTTCTCTGCCGCTCTCCCATATATTTTTCTTTGAACAAGACTTGATGTTCTTCGGCATGGACCATGCGTTGTATTCTGAGAGTTACTTAAAGTTGCAGCAGAGTCTAAGCCAAGTATCTCGAGAATCCCTCTCAAACCCCCTTGGATGCCTTGCAACTGACTAATTATCTCTCGTAACCTGCTGGAAAATTCTTCCTTGTTCCAAGGGTTTGTGTTATCTGTGGTGACTTGTGTTGATTCATGATCAATTCTCATCCTTTTTCTTCTGGATGGATTACCAATTGGTCCAGTACCATTGCCTATGCTACAATCAGAAAGAAAGGGTTCATAAGCGGATGGTGTGAATGAATTAAAAGAATAGGAAGCGATACATATGGATGTGGATCTAGTAAAGTTCTAGCTTTTATGAATTAATTAGACAATATCGTAAATGACAAAACTGAGAGATTGATATATCAAAAGAGGGTAGTTTACCCAAAAAAAAAGGAATGAACTGTCCTAGGGTAGCTCATAAAGAGAATTTTGTTGTTCTTGGATCTGTAAAACCTACCTTGAGGAAGGGTCTTGCTGTTGGTGACCTGCCCTACAACCAGCACTCTTGATATGCCTGCTCAAAACACCTGTCCCGTTTGTAGTCTTACACTGAACTACTGTTTGACAGTACTTACATTCTGCCTTCTCAGGGTTTCCATTACCATCTCTTATAACCACAAAATGGTCCCATGCCTTGGAGCGTTGCCTCTTCCCACGACTGCTACTTGTTGGCGGTATATCAGCATCGACCATCGATGTCGAAGCAGCTGTGCCAGAAATAAGAGAAGTATTAGCATCATCCCATTAATCGTAAACTCGCGGCCTCCTTTACATTTGGGAACAAAGCCTTGCCAAAAGGTTGTAGGTTCAGCGAAATAACATTCCCAGGCCTCGAAAGACCGGGAATTTTTAAATTTTGTTTTTGCAGGGGAAACCAAACTAGACATGAATAGTTTCAACAAAACGCTAATACAGAACATGAACAAAACTAGATTTCACATTTAGAAGCTAAGCCTTGCCAAGAGG
It contains:
- the LOC119339712 gene encoding disease resistance protein RGA2-like, coding for MEAAGIGWLAQEILSNPLIGKPPDPWVRDAGLAEEIGGLTSAIKGVRVVVSAVYGRELGNEPLAESLADLREVLYDAANVVDDLDYHRLKQGKPADIPPTSSSRGKRQRSKAWDHFVVIRDGNGNPEKAECKYCQTVVQCKTTNGTGVLSRHIKSAGCRAGHQQQDPSSSIGNGTGPIGNPSRRKRMRIDHESTQVTTDNTNPWNKEEFSSRLREIISQLQGIQGGLRGILEILGLDSAATLSNSQNTTHGPCRRTSSLVQRKIYGRAAEKKFIINLIREHKSAAGVTVVPIVGIGGVGKTALAQLVYNDPAVENQFDLRIWIWVSNMFDEVRLTREMLDFVSRETHQGFCSFAKLQEALKINQLLAPFKSDGANNNLILMTTRKPSFAKRRGTTEPIKLSALGKDDFCLLFKVCAFGDENYKEEESLSDIGQQIVQKLKGNPLAAQTAGSILREHLSIEHWTRNLRNEHWKSLQLASGVMPALKLCYDGMPFHLQQCFSYCSIFPYNYQFPTEELIHMWISHGFVKRDRSSENLEEIGRSYLIDLVNLGFFEQVEEIEETDNISRSEKFEEKIRIACTSVKTLRTLVWVNHTHLRYLKLEGVHVELGSQSQVKSKFSHQILDGWLTSLQIIHLENCGQGWILPCLERFPFLTKLKLSNMREVSEVSVPSLEELVLVEMPELENCVCTSLEDMNSSLRVLEIRGCPGLKMFNLLEKHYIFKMEKNAWLPSLTKFIICNCPHLQVLGPLRPSATFSEFLISRVSTFLTMDGFSMETFEIRPNSLLGEFSGEMRLDQKILAFHNPRDLKHLEIKGCQNLTSISLISSFQFVFLESLRIENCTKLFSSNIVSAHTHEAMIAVDYNALPYLESLSIVSCGITGKWLSLMLRHAPAMKELVIKDCPELTQLRTEGGGNGKSNLIAGSADSSSGYLNDLSASSTQDGLWCIPLNITSSLKKLTIYNCPHLIFEGGRKGFTGFTSLEFLRIEECPVLLLSSLVHGRLLLPQLLEEIEIGDYYQETLQPCFLNNHTSLKKLAVCCSQSLNSLMLHSCTSLEVLTITACGSLSTLHGMGSLGTLRSLELYRNSSLEFLQPESFRMLEDLNITSCNSLVALEGLRSLVNLRHLTVFSQPAWAVTTFGESYELTDRIFPRLESLTISDLSRLTTSFCKGLTSLQRLQLKFLEEARLTDEQETALLLHRSLQDLHFFYCDDLVYLPTGLHRLSTLKTLKIECCGRISRLQKEGLPPSLEELEIISCSKKLSKQCRLLETSMLNVKIDDRPPWSRS